A portion of the Polaribacter cellanae genome contains these proteins:
- a CDS encoding TonB-dependent receptor domain-containing protein, with protein sequence MKKIIFFILLFGTASHLTAQNDSLRTILKEVIVVADKTLKKNSKGYKIITLKDSVLVKNTESFTTLLRFNAPIYLREYGAGGTSSASFRGTSASNTAVVWNGININSINNGQTGFNSLTVSLFDAINIRSGGGSIEYGSGAIGGTVHLNDELSFKNKQTIDNQFVSSFGSYNTSNNLYKFNLSSQKLAVKLGISYNKSNNDYPLLKTDFRNSNGAYKNISFNAGLSYKLSNFSELNFYSTSYLGDRLFSGELPNPTSANEKYKDFNNRNLLVYNHQKGRFTNEVKIAFLTQEYHYYGDKNTDKFNFGKSNRYLINYQFGYKIPKINATINSFSEYESVFGKTDQINTKNRRQFSQSVIYNQNINNFFFFDTKIRKDFNSDFDVPFSYAMGIKVNTFKNISFRANGSKNYRVPTYNDLYWPGQGNPNLKPETALQSEFGVVFNTKNLSIDISGFYISAKDKIVWTPNGDPNRPGIWTPINLSKTMNKGIEFTLSYQKNFNKHFVNTTVNYSYTDAKNTETNNFLTFVPKHLLNGSLGYSYKGFSAFYQQLFTSKTFTTESNSNDFIIPSFFVSNLGADYMVLKTEKQQISIGLKVNNIFNELYFTQPRRPMPNRNFNFNINCKF encoded by the coding sequence ATGAAGAAAATTATATTTTTTATTCTCTTATTTGGTACTGCTTCTCATTTAACCGCTCAAAACGATTCATTAAGAACGATTTTAAAAGAGGTAATTGTTGTAGCAGATAAAACATTAAAGAAAAATTCTAAAGGTTATAAAATTATAACTTTAAAAGATTCTGTTTTGGTGAAAAATACAGAATCTTTTACTACACTTTTACGTTTTAACGCACCTATTTATTTACGAGAATATGGTGCAGGTGGTACAAGTTCTGCAAGTTTTAGAGGTACAAGTGCTTCTAATACTGCCGTTGTTTGGAACGGAATTAATATCAATTCTATCAATAACGGACAAACAGGTTTCAATTCATTAACAGTAAGTTTATTTGATGCTATAAACATTAGAAGTGGTGGTGGGAGTATAGAATATGGTTCTGGTGCTATTGGCGGTACCGTTCATTTAAATGATGAACTGTCCTTTAAAAATAAACAGACTATAGACAACCAATTTGTTTCTTCTTTTGGAAGTTATAATACTTCTAATAATTTATACAAATTTAATTTGTCAAGTCAAAAATTGGCTGTTAAATTAGGTATTTCTTATAATAAGTCAAATAATGATTATCCGCTATTAAAAACCGATTTTAGAAATTCCAATGGAGCTTATAAAAATATAAGTTTTAATGCGGGTTTGTCTTACAAACTATCTAATTTTTCTGAATTAAATTTTTATAGTACTTCTTATTTGGGAGACCGTTTATTTTCAGGAGAATTACCTAATCCAACTTCTGCCAACGAGAAATACAAAGATTTTAACAATAGAAACTTGTTGGTGTACAACCATCAAAAAGGAAGGTTTACGAACGAAGTTAAAATTGCTTTTCTAACACAAGAATATCATTATTACGGCGATAAAAATACAGATAAATTTAACTTCGGAAAATCGAACCGTTATTTGATAAATTATCAATTTGGGTATAAAATTCCAAAAATAAATGCAACAATTAACTCTTTTTCTGAATATGAATCTGTTTTTGGAAAAACGGATCAAATCAATACAAAAAATAGAAGACAATTCTCACAATCTGTCATTTACAATCAAAACATAAACAATTTTTTCTTTTTCGATACCAAAATAAGGAAAGACTTTAATTCAGATTTTGATGTACCTTTTAGTTATGCTATGGGAATTAAAGTAAATACGTTTAAAAACATTTCTTTTCGAGCAAATGGTTCTAAAAATTATAGAGTACCAACTTACAACGATTTATATTGGCCAGGCCAGGGTAATCCTAATTTAAAACCAGAAACTGCTTTGCAAAGTGAGTTTGGTGTTGTTTTTAATACCAAAAATTTGTCGATAGATATATCTGGGTTTTATATTTCCGCAAAAGATAAAATTGTTTGGACACCAAATGGCGACCCAAATAGACCAGGTATTTGGACACCAATTAACCTTTCTAAAACAATGAATAAAGGAATTGAGTTTACACTTTCATACCAAAAGAACTTTAATAAACATTTTGTAAATACAACAGTAAATTATAGTTATACAGATGCTAAAAATACTGAAACGAATAATTTTTTAACTTTTGTGCCAAAACATTTATTAAATGGAAGTTTAGGATATTCTTACAAAGGATTTAGTGCGTTTTATCAACAGTTATTTACAAGTAAAACGTTTACTACAGAAAGTAATTCTAATGATTTTATAATACCTAGTTTTTTTGTGAGTAATCTAGGAGCAGATTATATGGTTCTAAAAACTGAAAAACAACAAATATCTATTGGTTTAAAAGTGAATAACATATTTAATGAATTATACTTTACACAACCAAGAAGACCAATGCCAAACAGAAATTTTAACTTTAATATCAACTGTAAATTTTAA
- the cobC gene encoding alpha-ribazole phosphatase, with the protein MEVIFVRHTTPKIQKGICYGQTDLDVTSSFSEEVKIILEKEDFSNSDIVFYSSPLLRCKKLAYKISKNVIFDERLKELNFGDWEVQNWNDINKEDLNTWMQDFVNVKVPNGESFIDLHARTVEFLSEIIKKKHQKIVIITHAGVIRSLHSFINNIPLEKSFNLKLNYGDVLKINYP; encoded by the coding sequence ATGGAAGTTATTTTTGTAAGACATACCACACCAAAGATCCAAAAAGGAATTTGTTACGGTCAAACAGATTTAGATGTTACATCCTCTTTTTCTGAAGAAGTAAAAATCATTCTCGAAAAAGAAGATTTTTCTAATTCAGACATCGTTTTTTATAGTAGTCCGCTTTTAAGATGTAAAAAATTAGCCTATAAAATTTCTAAAAATGTAATTTTTGATGAGCGTTTGAAAGAATTAAATTTTGGTGATTGGGAAGTACAAAATTGGAACGACATTAATAAAGAAGATTTAAATACATGGATGCAAGATTTTGTAAATGTAAAGGTTCCAAATGGAGAATCTTTTATCGATTTACATGCAAGAACTGTAGAATTTCTATCAGAAATTATAAAGAAAAAACATCAAAAAATAGTAATTATTACACATGCAGGCGTTATTAGAAGTTTGCATTCTTTTATAAATAATATTCCTCTCGAAAAGTCTTTTAATTTAAAATTAAATTACGGAGACGTTTTAAAAATTAATTATCCATGA
- a CDS encoding bifunctional adenosylcobinamide kinase/adenosylcobinamide-phosphate guanylyltransferase, whose translation MIYYISGGERSGKSNFAQKIAEDLSETPIYLATSRIWDNDFQKRVDRHVSDRDERWQTIEEEKNISTVIPESATVVVDCVTLWLTNFYTDTKYNVEESLKLAKEEVDKLHKIKANIIIISNEIGMGVHASTEIGRKFTELQGWVNQYIANKATKATFMVSGLPLKLK comes from the coding sequence ATGATATATTATATTTCTGGTGGCGAAAGATCTGGTAAAAGTAATTTTGCACAAAAAATTGCGGAAGATTTGTCAGAAACCCCTATTTATTTAGCAACTTCCAGAATTTGGGATAATGATTTTCAAAAACGTGTAGACAGGCATGTTTCTGATAGAGACGAACGTTGGCAAACCATCGAAGAAGAAAAAAACATAAGTACTGTAATTCCAGAAAGTGCAACTGTAGTTGTAGATTGTGTTACTTTATGGCTTACAAATTTTTATACAGACACAAAATATAATGTGGAAGAATCTCTAAAATTAGCCAAAGAAGAAGTAGATAAACTCCATAAAATTAAAGCTAACATTATCATTATTTCTAATGAAATTGGCATGGGAGTTCATGCATCTACAGAAATTGGAAGAAAATTTACCGAACTGCAAGGTTGGGTAAATCAATATATTGCAAACAAAGCCACAAAAGCCACTTTTATGGTTTCTGGCTTACCTCTAAAATTAAAATAA
- a CDS encoding ABC transporter substrate-binding protein produces MTVSSFMPAVTQMIYDMGLQQYLNGITFECPAVALAEKKVAVRYKLEGQVLTSEEINTIFSKTKAEGGTLYYVDEPVLEEIAPDIIFTQDVCDVCQIDTECVATSAYKLPKIPKLISITPNSLEDVFENAITIAEAMGKKEVGLAYVAKLKERVYKIVDTQRAKRIQAKSVMLLEWINPLFNCGHWIPHQIGYAGGIDLLSHPSGDSIVIPWDKIVKYDPEILIIAPCGYGISRTLEDMQFLEEKPEWKSLRAVKNEQVFIADFEMFTQSSAGTLVNGIECLAKIIHPEHFNISEELQQKFTNYNQLLVLE; encoded by the coding sequence ATGACAGTTTCTTCTTTTATGCCAGCAGTAACCCAAATGATTTACGATATGGGGTTACAACAATATTTAAACGGAATTACTTTTGAATGCCCTGCAGTTGCTTTGGCAGAAAAAAAAGTTGCTGTTCGTTATAAATTAGAAGGTCAAGTTTTAACAAGTGAAGAAATAAATACTATTTTTTCTAAAACCAAAGCCGAAGGTGGCACTCTATATTATGTAGATGAACCTGTATTAGAAGAAATTGCGCCAGATATTATTTTTACACAAGATGTGTGTGATGTTTGCCAAATAGATACCGAATGCGTAGCAACTTCCGCATACAAATTACCCAAAATACCAAAACTGATTTCGATTACACCTAATTCTTTAGAAGACGTTTTTGAGAATGCAATTACTATTGCAGAAGCCATGGGAAAGAAAGAAGTTGGTTTGGCATATGTTGCAAAGCTAAAAGAGCGCGTTTATAAAATAGTAGATACACAAAGGGCGAAAAGAATTCAAGCTAAAAGTGTCATGTTGTTAGAGTGGATTAACCCTTTATTTAACTGTGGTCATTGGATTCCTCATCAAATTGGGTATGCAGGTGGTATCGATTTACTCTCGCATCCTTCTGGCGATAGTATTGTTATTCCTTGGGATAAAATTGTGAAATACGACCCAGAAATTTTAATTATCGCACCTTGTGGTTACGGAATTTCTAGAACTTTAGAGGATATGCAATTTTTGGAAGAAAAACCAGAATGGAAATCTTTAAGAGCGGTTAAAAACGAACAGGTTTTTATCGCAGATTTTGAAATGTTCACTCAATCTTCTGCAGGAACTTTAGTAAATGGAATAGAATGTTTGGCTAAAATAATTCATCCAGAGCATTTTAATATTTCTGAAGAATTACAACAAAAATTCACAAATTATAATCAATTATTAGTTTTAGAATAA
- a CDS encoding YncE family protein, translating into MKINKLLSILALSAIIFTSCSKEDSPLLPKGDYENGILISGEGSPSAGTGSVSYVSNDLTTTENLIYKKVNSEELSTFLQSMAFDDNRAFIIVDNQNTISVVNRYTFKKESAITTGLEVPRFMTVVGNKGYVTNWGSGSFSDNVSDDFISIVNLETYEVESKIDVAVGPERILAHDGKLYVSHKGGFGTNNKISIIDIATSKVVKEITVNDIPDEIFIDNNNFLVVLCEGKAAWTGNETLASITRINTTNNTIESKIEFANGIHPSLMVLDNTTAYYSVGNSVYKINISDIKLPTTEFLTISLFTTGGFASFYGMAVKDDKFYALNTRFSDISELQVFNLSDKKQIKTVEAPIGASKIYFN; encoded by the coding sequence ATGAAAATTAATAAATTACTATCAATACTAGCGCTAAGCGCAATTATTTTTACTTCTTGTAGTAAAGAAGATTCCCCTCTTTTACCAAAAGGAGATTATGAAAACGGTATTTTAATTAGCGGAGAAGGTTCTCCGTCAGCAGGAACAGGTTCTGTTTCTTATGTTTCTAACGATTTAACAACCACAGAAAATTTAATTTATAAAAAAGTAAATTCAGAAGAACTGAGTACTTTTTTACAGTCGATGGCTTTTGATGATAATAGAGCATTTATAATTGTAGATAATCAAAATACAATATCGGTTGTAAACAGGTATACTTTTAAAAAAGAAAGTGCAATTACTACTGGTTTAGAAGTTCCGAGATTTATGACAGTTGTAGGAAATAAAGGATATGTAACAAATTGGGGGTCGGGTTCTTTTAGTGATAATGTTTCTGATGATTTTATAAGTATTGTAAATTTAGAAACTTATGAAGTAGAGAGTAAAATTGATGTTGCTGTAGGACCAGAAAGAATTCTTGCACACGATGGAAAGTTATATGTTTCTCATAAGGGAGGTTTTGGAACGAATAATAAAATTTCTATTATTGATATTGCAACCTCTAAAGTCGTGAAGGAAATTACTGTTAATGACATACCTGATGAAATTTTTATTGATAATAATAATTTTTTAGTTGTATTATGTGAAGGAAAAGCTGCTTGGACAGGTAATGAGACTTTGGCTTCTATTACTAGAATAAACACAACTAATAATACTATTGAATCTAAAATTGAATTTGCTAATGGAATACATCCGTCGTTAATGGTGTTAGATAATACAACTGCCTACTATAGTGTTGGTAATTCAGTATATAAAATAAATATTTCAGATATTAAATTACCAACAACAGAATTTTTAACAATAAGTTTATTTACAACAGGTGGTTTTGCATCTTTTTATGGAATGGCGGTTAAGGATGATAAATTTTATGCTTTAAATACTAGGTTTTCTGACATTAGTGAATTGCAAGTATTTAATTTATCAGATAAAAAACAAATTAAAACAGTTGAAGCTCCAATTGGTGCTTCAAAAATATACTTTAATTAA
- a CDS encoding adenosylcobinamide-GDP ribazoletransferase: MKKQLLYFLTAVLFFTRIPCPKWVNHSPEILNKSSRYFSLVGILVGAISAGIYFLASFVFTTEISLVLAMIASIWTTGAFHEDGFADSCDGFGGGWTKEKILIIMKDSRLGTFGVIGLISILSLKFMALNYLATSKLMMVLILISGHSISRFIATILLYTHTYVRDIDSSKVKPTTQKMETKSLIISGFFGVFPLFFFNTYWVFLSLIPLLITYLYLGNFFKKWIGGQTGDCAGALQQVAEVVFYLSLPVIWKLFL, translated from the coding sequence ATGAAAAAACAACTCCTTTATTTTTTAACAGCTGTATTATTCTTTACGAGAATTCCTTGCCCCAAATGGGTAAATCATTCACCAGAAATATTGAATAAAAGTAGCCGCTATTTTTCTTTAGTGGGTATTTTGGTGGGTGCAATTTCCGCAGGAATTTACTTTTTAGCTTCGTTTGTTTTTACAACAGAAATATCTTTGGTTTTGGCAATGATTGCTTCCATTTGGACAACTGGTGCTTTCCACGAGGATGGTTTTGCAGATAGTTGCGATGGTTTTGGTGGCGGTTGGACCAAAGAAAAAATTTTAATAATTATGAAAGATTCTCGTTTGGGAACTTTTGGAGTGATTGGGCTAATTTCTATACTTTCTTTAAAATTTATGGCTCTTAATTATTTAGCGACTTCAAAATTAATGATGGTTTTAATCTTAATTTCTGGGCATAGTATTAGCCGATTTATTGCCACTATCCTACTCTACACCCATACTTATGTAAGAGATATCGATAGTTCTAAAGTAAAGCCAACCACACAAAAAATGGAAACGAAATCCTTAATTATTTCTGGTTTTTTCGGGGTTTTTCCTTTATTTTTCTTTAATACTTATTGGGTGTTTTTAAGTCTTATTCCGCTTTTAATTACCTATTTATATTTGGGGAATTTCTTTAAAAAATGGATTGGCGGACAAACTGGAGATTGTGCTGGTGCTTTACAACAAGTGGCAGAAGTAGTATTTTACCTTTCTTTACCTGTTATATGGAAGTTATTTTTGTAA
- a CDS encoding ABC transporter substrate-binding protein — translation MKKNLILLATVILFISCKEKSATKVIEKTTKSTIKYATGFDIITEGNVKKLIIKKPYKKAKKHFTYTLSDKTDLKNLQLKVPITNVVVTSTTHIPMLELIGAEKYISGFPQTKFISSEKTRELIDKGNIVELGTEQQINTEKLLELAPELVVGFALNGNNKTYKTIAKNQIPVLYNGDWLEETPLGRAEWIKFFGVLFNKEKQADSIFNVIEKNYNAVKKLALQTNKKPTIISGSLFKDVWYMPAGGSFIATYFKDANTNYLWQDSKGSGSLSLSIESVIDKGLEADYWIGCGLLETKKEVQEKFPNYVAFNAFKKDNVFTYAIQKGKTGGLIYFEKSPTRPDLVLKDIIKITHPELLPNYKLTFFDNLQ, via the coding sequence ATGAAAAAAAACCTAATCCTTTTAGCTACAGTTATTTTATTTATTTCTTGTAAAGAAAAATCGGCGACAAAAGTTATTGAAAAAACTACAAAAAGCACTATAAAATATGCAACTGGTTTCGATATAATTACAGAAGGAAATGTGAAAAAATTGATTATTAAAAAACCTTATAAAAAAGCTAAAAAACATTTTACTTATACATTAAGCGATAAAACAGATTTAAAAAATCTACAGTTAAAAGTTCCCATTACAAATGTTGTGGTAACAAGCACTACACACATTCCAATGTTAGAATTAATTGGCGCAGAAAAATACATTTCTGGTTTTCCACAAACAAAATTTATTTCATCAGAAAAAACAAGAGAACTTATTGATAAAGGAAATATTGTAGAGTTAGGAACCGAACAACAAATTAACACGGAAAAATTATTAGAACTCGCTCCTGAACTCGTGGTTGGTTTTGCTTTAAATGGAAATAATAAAACCTATAAAACCATTGCTAAAAACCAGATTCCTGTGTTGTATAACGGAGACTGGCTAGAAGAAACTCCTTTAGGTAGAGCAGAATGGATTAAATTTTTTGGTGTATTGTTTAATAAAGAAAAACAAGCAGATAGTATTTTTAATGTGATTGAAAAAAACTATAATGCTGTAAAAAAACTAGCTTTACAAACAAATAAAAAACCCACAATTATTTCTGGTTCTCTTTTTAAAGACGTATGGTATATGCCTGCTGGAGGTAGTTTTATTGCTACTTACTTTAAAGATGCAAATACCAATTATTTATGGCAAGATTCTAAAGGTTCTGGAAGTTTGTCTTTAAGCATCGAAAGTGTAATTGATAAGGGATTAGAAGCAGATTATTGGATTGGTTGTGGTTTACTAGAAACTAAAAAAGAAGTGCAAGAAAAGTTCCCAAATTATGTTGCTTTTAATGCTTTTAAGAAAGATAATGTATTTACTTATGCCATACAGAAAGGTAAAACAGGTGGCTTAATTTATTTTGAAAAATCGCCCACAAGACCAGATTTAGTATTAAAAGATATCATAAAGATTACACACCCAGAGTTGTTGCCCAATTACAAATTAACCTTTTTTGATAACTTACAGTAA
- the cobT gene encoding nicotinate-nucleotide--dimethylbenzimidazole phosphoribosyltransferase translates to MISKIESVSKKLTEALQNKIDFKTKPLGALGLLETIALQIGKIQNTTSPKITKPSIVVFAGDHGIVKSKPVSSYPQEVTQQMVFNFLNGGAAINVFCKQNNIHLNIVDAGVNGDFEKEENLIDAKIAKGTKDFSTEKAMTIEQCDLALEKGKEIVNSSFKKGCNTIGFGEMGIGNTSSASLLMSYFTNIQIENCVGKGTGLHDEGLQQKTNILKNVFDKHKPTINSPIEALATFGGFEIAMITGAILEAAALKMTILIDGFIVTAALLAAHAIDKNVLDYCVFCHTSGEQGHEKMLDFLNVKPLLNLGLRLGEGTGVAVAFPIISSAVNFLNEMATFKSANVSEA, encoded by the coding sequence ATGATTTCTAAAATAGAATCTGTATCCAAAAAACTTACAGAAGCACTTCAAAATAAAATAGATTTTAAAACAAAACCATTGGGTGCATTGGGTTTGTTAGAAACTATTGCGTTACAAATTGGTAAAATTCAAAATACAACTTCGCCTAAAATTACAAAACCCAGTATTGTTGTTTTTGCTGGCGACCATGGAATTGTAAAATCAAAACCTGTAAGCTCATATCCTCAAGAAGTTACGCAGCAAATGGTGTTTAATTTTTTAAATGGAGGCGCTGCAATTAACGTTTTTTGTAAGCAAAATAATATTCATTTGAATATTGTTGATGCTGGTGTAAATGGAGATTTTGAAAAAGAAGAAAACTTAATTGATGCTAAAATTGCGAAAGGAACCAAAGATTTTTCCACAGAAAAAGCAATGACCATCGAACAATGCGATTTAGCTCTTGAAAAAGGAAAAGAAATTGTAAATTCTTCATTTAAAAAAGGTTGTAATACCATTGGTTTTGGAGAAATGGGAATTGGAAACACCTCTTCTGCATCACTTTTAATGAGTTATTTTACAAACATACAAATTGAAAACTGTGTTGGAAAAGGAACTGGTTTACATGACGAAGGCCTTCAACAAAAAACAAACATTTTAAAAAATGTATTTGATAAACACAAACCAACAATTAATTCTCCAATAGAAGCACTTGCAACTTTTGGTGGATTCGAAATTGCAATGATTACTGGTGCTATTTTAGAAGCTGCAGCTTTAAAAATGACGATCTTAATTGATGGCTTTATAGTAACAGCGGCGCTATTAGCAGCACATGCAATTGATAAAAATGTGTTAGATTACTGTGTTTTTTGCCATACTTCTGGCGAACAAGGGCATGAAAAAATGTTAGATTTTTTAAACGTAAAACCTCTTTTAAATTTAGGGTTGCGTTTAGGGGAAGGAACTGGAGTCGCAGTTGCATTTCCTATTATTTCTTCTGCAGTTAATTTTTTAAATGAAATGGCAACTTTTAAAAGTGCCAATGTTTCTGAAGCTTAA